The sequence below is a genomic window from Lentimicrobiaceae bacterium.
TTACAGAAGTTGATCCTCTTGAAGCACCTTCAAACCTTGAGGCTAATTTGGTTGATAATACAATTAGTCTAACCTGGGATGCTCCAACTTCTATAGTACCTGATAGGTATCTTGTTTTAAGAAACGGAGTGATTATTGCCGACAATGTTACCACAACATCATATGACGATGTTCTTCCGGTTCCAACTTATCCTAACAATTACAAATATGTTGTTAAAGCATACAAAAATTTGTTAGGTTATTCAGGTTCTTCCAATATTGCAGAAGTTGCAATTCCCGGTGGAACAGATAGAGAAAAAGTCCTTACCGAAGTTGGTACAGGTTTATGGTGTCAATATTGTCCCGGAGTGGCTTTTGCAATCGATGATTTTATAGCAAATGGCAAAGACATTGCTCCTGTTAAGTACCACATCAACGACGAATACGAAAACCCTGACAACCTCTCTCGTGCTATGTTCTACGGTCTTGAGAATTTCCCAACTACAATATTTGACGGAGTTGAGAGAAAAGAGGGAGGTAATGCTCAACTATCGGTTTACGCATTCTTATTGCCTTTCTATGAAAATAGGGAGCAAATACCCTCAACTCACGAACTTACTGTTGAAATATCGGAGCTAACGCCAGATAATTATGTAGCAACTGTAACCGCAGAGCAACTACATGATTATTTCGCCAGCGACATATTTTTGTTTGCAGCTTTAACCGAAAGTCACATACCGCACAATTGGTTGGCAGGTATTACAGAACTTAATTATGTCAATCGTGCTATGTTCCCGTCAGGTACCGGTACTTATGTTAATTTTGCATCAGGTAATACCCAAGTTGTGCAATTAGACGTTAATTTAGATCCGGCTTTCGTAAAAGATAATTGTCAACTTGTTATTTGGTTGCAACATATGCCATCACAAGAGGTAATACAAACCAAATTAATAGACATGAAATATGTTTCTGTTAAAGATAAAGATCAGGTTGTGTTGAATATGTTCCCGAACCCAACTTCCAAATACTTGAATATAGAAGCTAATAATGTTAAACCTATTACATACATTATTACAGATATTAGAGGACAAGTTATCGTTCCTTCAACAGTAATGGAAGGCAACACCGCTAAGATAGATGTTTCTTCCTGGAAAACAGGTATGTATATTTTAAGAACAGATAACGGAACAGTTAAAAAATTCTCTGTAATTACTAAATAACGTTCTTATCGGATAGAATTTTTAATACCAAATAAATAGGGGTGGCTTCAAAACCACCCCTATTTATTTTCAAACTCTATGTAAATTAAAACTTACCAACCTCTGCCGGCAAATTTCTCGTCATCGTCCATTGTTGATATTCCAATTCCAACCATTGGTTCGCCAATGCCTTTCGAAGCTTCCATAACTTTAACAGGGTCTTTATAATTTGTTGTTGCCATTACAATTGCTTTTGCTCTTTTAACCGGATCACCCGATTTAAATATTCCCGAACCTACAAAAACACCATCGCAACCCAATTGCATCATAAGTGCAGCATCGGCAGGAGTAGCTATACCTCCGGCAGCAAAATTAACCACCGGCAAGCGATTTAGTTTGCGTACCTGTAGGGCAACATCGTATGGGATTCCGTTTACTTTGCAGAAAGGAATAACTTCGGCTTCGTCGAGTGTGCATAATATTTTAATGTCTTTATTCATCTGACGCATGTGTCTAACAGCTTCAACAACGTCGCCTGTGCCGGCTTCACCTTTTGTACGTATCATCGATGCACCTTCGGCAATACGACGTGCGGCTTCGCCTAAATTACGTGCTCCACAAACAAAAGGAGTCTTAAATGCACGCTTGTCAATATGGTTTTCTTCGTCGGCAGGTGTTAAAACCTCACTCTCATCAATAAAATCTATTTTTAAAGTTTCAAGAATCTGAGCCTCAACAAAATGACCAATTCTTACTTTTGCCATTACCGGAATAGAAACGCTTGCTTGTATTTTTGTTATCATTTCAGGATCGGACATGCGAGCTACACCTCCGTCTTTTCTAATATCGGCAGGTACACGTTCCAATGCCATAACCGCTACAGCCCCCGCATCTTCAGCTATCTTGGCTTGTTCGGGGTTTGTAACATCCATAATAACTCCACCCTTCAGTGCTTCAACTAATTGTGAATGTGATTCATATGTTCTTTTCATTTTATCTATTTTTAATTGTTTTTGTTTAAATAATCGTGCAAAGTTATGTTATTTTTATAATTGCTTAATCTTAATTAAATATAAACTTGGTTTAATGGACAAAAGTGATGCTTTTTTTTATGGAGAAGTGTCTATCAATAAACACTTTTAGGTGTTGTATGTACAGATAGAAATACATGAAGACAATAATTATATAACTAAAGTTATCTCCGACTACGTATTGCTTTTTGCGAATCTATTAATTTTCCGTTTTTGTCAAACAGAACAATAATATAATTGCCATATATATCACTATTGGGTTGCCATTTTATAGTCGACCGGTCGGGAATATATTTTTGCGAGAAAACCAATTTGCCTTCCGAATCGAATATTTTAATATATCCATCACTTTTGTA
It includes:
- a CDS encoding T9SS type A sorting domain-containing protein, which codes for MKKLITLTLSLCIGIFAFAQTVLITDDFESYTVGQGIGQQCAGNPWTTWSGTLGGSEDAKVSNEQASNGTKSLKVVTNNDCVLLLGDKTSGRYHYDFKMRIPTGKMGYFNVLQEFAAANSFWGLQVTLVGGTATVDASAAAATTFTYNHDTWIPMRVIIDLDDDYASYYANDEHVYSYKWSSGANGGGGPVKIGAGDFYGHSTGGVQGEYFIDELSFTEVDPLEAPSNLEANLVDNTISLTWDAPTSIVPDRYLVLRNGVIIADNVTTTSYDDVLPVPTYPNNYKYVVKAYKNLLGYSGSSNIAEVAIPGGTDREKVLTEVGTGLWCQYCPGVAFAIDDFIANGKDIAPVKYHINDEYENPDNLSRAMFYGLENFPTTIFDGVERKEGGNAQLSVYAFLLPFYENREQIPSTHELTVEISELTPDNYVATVTAEQLHDYFASDIFLFAALTESHIPHNWLAGITELNYVNRAMFPSGTGTYVNFASGNTQVVQLDVNLDPAFVKDNCQLVIWLQHMPSQEVIQTKLIDMKYVSVKDKDQVVLNMFPNPTSKYLNIEANNVKPITYIITDIRGQVIVPSTVMEGNTAKIDVSSWKTGMYILRTDNGTVKKFSVITK
- the pdxS gene encoding pyridoxal 5'-phosphate synthase lyase subunit PdxS translates to MKRTYESHSQLVEALKGGVIMDVTNPEQAKIAEDAGAVAVMALERVPADIRKDGGVARMSDPEMITKIQASVSIPVMAKVRIGHFVEAQILETLKIDFIDESEVLTPADEENHIDKRAFKTPFVCGARNLGEAARRIAEGASMIRTKGEAGTGDVVEAVRHMRQMNKDIKILCTLDEAEVIPFCKVNGIPYDVALQVRKLNRLPVVNFAAGGIATPADAALMMQLGCDGVFVGSGIFKSGDPVKRAKAIVMATTNYKDPVKVMEASKGIGEPMVGIGISTMDDDEKFAGRGW